Proteins found in one Arthrobacter sp. U41 genomic segment:
- a CDS encoding HGxxPAAW family protein, translating into MSKAPVSAPKPAAGTGYSYDDIDHREPTGHGNSPAAWTTVFVMLVGALIMSIAFVIANTPIFIAGGVVMLIGLVIGFIMRKAGYGVGGSKLKNSGH; encoded by the coding sequence ATGAGCAAAGCCCCTGTTTCCGCCCCCAAGCCCGCTGCCGGAACCGGCTACTCCTACGACGACATCGATCACCGTGAACCGACCGGCCACGGCAACAGCCCGGCAGCCTGGACCACGGTTTTCGTCATGCTCGTCGGCGCCCTCATCATGTCCATCGCCTTTGTCATCGCCAACACCCCGATCTTCATCGCGGGCGGCGTTGTGATGCTGATTGGCCTGGTCATCGGCTTCATCATGCGCAAGGCCGGATACGGCGTGGGCGGCAGCAAGCTGAAGAATTCCGGCCACTAA